DNA from Drosophila busckii strain San Diego stock center, stock number 13000-0081.31 chromosome 2R, ASM1175060v1, whole genome shotgun sequence:
GACTGCAGTGCTCGCATGGTCTGGGCACTGGGGCAAGGGGGAGCAGCAACCtacaacatttacattttgtatatattttcgtTCTAAGCTTTTGTGTGTGGCTGTAAGAAAATGTTAGAAGAAAAATGTTGGCtctttggtttttgtttttgaataaatagtttttatttgaaaatggtatattttgttgttgtttttttcttatgcGTTTTGGTAGAATTTTACAAGTTGAATGGAAAATACATACGTTAAATATTACAGTGTTTGCTTTGTGgtattttgtagttgttgttgttgttggtggtagAGAAGGGAGGGAGTGtggtgtgttgtgttgtgcgtgtgtgtgtgtggcatgagAAAATATGGGGGGTATCAACTACAAAAGTATCTTGTATCTCACAGCTCAAGAACAACTTTTGTAATGCTACACACTGGGCTgtcatatattatttatttattatatatttagtttgatttgcttttatttttcattgtttgcttttgcccaCGCATTGAAACAATCTCATCAAGCACATACCTCAAATGttaaatgatatttattttgctaataaACTTACTAAGTTCATGTATGTTTTcactttgttttgtatttaagttaagttttgtgtgtgtgttgcattttacataaataagacttaaaaactataaaacataaattggatttcgcaagagcaagagcacaaaagacagcaaatcaaaaagaaaattaaatgactGAGAGTGTTTGAGGGTTTAGAgtagtagaagaagaagagagcCTGTAGTAAATAGTacaaaaatactataaaataacaattataaattcatttgtgtataaatcaaaatgcataaatacatatacatatacatacatgtatgtgtgtatggtATATAAATAAGTctaaacaaaagttaacagctgcatttaaaaatgttgtgcttttgctgcagcagtcctcaacatacaaaatgttaaatgccaTTCactaaatacaattaattttataagtatatattattacATACAATGTGTTTTACAAtgaactctctctctcgctcacacgtTTAGTAATAATGCCTGCCTGTCAAGAGTCAAGTTTGTTTctctttgtttgtgtgttgaaTGTGCGTTGGCccaaatatgttttttatttcgagatttgatttacattttggttttgtggcccgtttataaatgcaacaaaattatatagtatgtatgtatgtatgtagtagtagtagtaattacaataaattagtgtacaaaaaaagtttaaagttaGCTTTGTGTGATGTGTTGTTcgctttgtgtgttttgtatttcgTGTGCGTACTCAACTCTCATTCAATCTCACTAAATACGTTactttgtatgtatatatcagTTATACAcgcaaaattcaacaaattacaatttacatcgatctataatatttatcaatCGAAttatggctggctggctggctaggCTGGCTTGGCTAACTGCTTGGCCAACGCaagaaaattttcattttgcaagtAGGTTACAAATAGTTAAGAGATTTTTccattttagaatttttttttttgtgttttttgctgTGTTTTAAATTAGGCCTTACTTGTAAGAGTTTTACTTGTGTGTTAAGTTCATATTTGGTTTGTTCatgtttagcttttaatttatttttaagtaataaTTACTTTGCTTGCCGCTAACTCTTTGCCCACATTGtttctatttgttgtttgtgatTTGTTGTAAACTTTTAAACTTAAGCCTAAAACAAGCATGAGAAATGCAGCGTTGATGGCATGAATAATTTCAAAGAGATTGCAACAGGAAacattgaatatatatatataatataatatttatatgcttaatatgcggaatatatatatatgtatatatatatacgtttgTTTTGAGGGTTTTTTCTTTAAACTTTGACTTGACttggtattttgtttaataataaatacacgAGAAACTAaactacacatacataaattatgaaattctataaaattatTCAGACCAAACAACAGCTACAGATTAATGCATTAATGCTTGCATaatgtgtatgtttgtgtgtgtgtgactgtgtgtgtgtgtgtgtgtgtgtgcgtatcaTGTCATACATGTGGCTTGCATGCAAATAGTAGTAGATAGGAAATGCTTTCTCATTCAAATGTGTGACTTGAGGCCTAACCGAGAGGCTCTCGAACTCTCTATGCTCAACTGTATAATATTTCACATAACTATGTATACACATTTGTTAAGTTCTTTGGGCTTCTTTGCTTTAGTTGTTCTTGCTGCAAATTTTcgagtgtttgtgtgtatgtgtgtatctgtgtgttgcttgtttgtttgtttgtttgttgtggttgttggtTCTATcatcaatttgctttttgatCAATGCTGGTGGGTTGTTGTGCTCCCGCGCTGTTAATACCGTAACGGTTCCCATTTGTGCCCCGCCTTTAAACATGCAGCGCCCCTTTTTGGGCGGGCGCTTAGTACAGACCACAGCCGCGCAGATTGTTTGCTATGATGACATCGGTGACAGCATCGAAGACAAACTGTATGTTGTTGGTGTCTGTGGCGCACGTCATGTGGCAGTAGATTTCTTTCGAGGTTGATTTGTTTTTCGCTTCAAACTGAGCTTGTATATAGGCGGCCGCCTCGCCGTACTCCTGGCCAcctaaaagcagcaaaactatAAATACCAAGGCGATAATCTATAAGCTGCGCCACTTACCTGTATACTCGGGAAAGCAAATGGTGAGCGGACTCTTGCGTATTTTCTCCTCGAACAGATCCTTTTTGTTCAAGAACAATATGATCGAAGTGTCCGTAaaccatttgttgttgcaaatggAATCGAACAGCTTCAGCGACTCTTGCATGCGGTtctgtaatttaatttcattaatttaagtttactGTGTGTAACTGTTAAACTTACCGTAGTTTCGTCCTCATGCAACACCTGATCGTACTCAGACATGGCCACGCAGAAAATAATCGCTGTAACATCCTCGAAGCAATGTATCCACTTCTTACGCTCCGAACGCTGACCGCCCACATCGAACAATCTGCCAAGCAAATAGACACATGAGCCACATCAAACTTTAGGTTAACTTTGTGTTTAACTTACTTGAAGTTCAGATTTTTGAAGGAGAAATGCACCTCGACAATGCCGGTGGTCTTGACTCGCGTGCGCAAAATATCCTGTTCGGTTGGCTGATAGTCCTTGGCGCCTAACCGATCCAAATCATCAAGGAAACTGCAAagagcaaacacaaacacagacagacagttgtcTCTCATTAGTCTCTAGGCAACTAACAACAGagttaaacaaatgttgcgaCTCAACAAACAATTCGAAATGCGCTCCAAGTGCGTGTGCCGCATTCAGTTTCGCAActgtcttttattttatttttgtacataattagttttatttgtgtCTCTCAATCAGTCGCCAGTTGCGTGCCACAAGCAGCGGCGCGGCGGCAAGTAGGtcagcaaaagaaacaaatgtGCCCAGAGAGCTGTGCTAAGCTTGTAATTTACGCCGGACACGCAACATTTGGCAAAAgggtgccacacacacacacaaataattcatttgttgcttgccGCAGTCTGCGCAGCTTCAGGTGTAAAgttcagcaacaacaacttttgaCTTTGGGCTGTTTTaccttttttattattttctattgcaTTGTCTGTGTGGCTTAGCTTTGTCTTTAGTTGTTATTTGGCAATTACTCTGCGCTTTGTAAATTGTCAGTTTAATTAGACGCATTGCTCAACAGCAACCAGTCGACAGTCTGGCAACGCTGTCATTAGCTAGGAAAATTGACGAGTCACGCTCGCCATACTCCAAATCCCAAATGGCATAACCATAAGCATAACCATAGCTCCCCGGCCATTGAGGCGGAAACATTTTGCAGCCTGcataatacaaacaaactcTGAATAAAGTACAAACAGCATTTGTTACATTTATGAGCCATACGCTAATCGAATGCGTGCAACATGCGCCGCGCCACGCCATTTCACCATTAGATAGGCCAACTGGGAACTCCATTGAGCAACAAGCTCAAAAGCTAGCAACGCTTCGTgggagtgagagcgagagcgagaagaAAGCGCTGATAGCTTGGCTATGattagctttaaattcaactttaatttaagctgcttaagctgTTTACCTTTAATTTCTCAATCGTTTAACATAAACTTAATGCGCGCTTTTCTTTTGGCTTAGAGCCTtgtcaagcaaataaataaaattgctggcagctaaaacgtttaaataaatgtgtgttaATATTTCTAAATGCTCATTACGCTATTTTTAGTACAATTTCGTGCTATATTAACCCAATTCTTAAATAGAGcacaaaaattaactaaaaatattgtaatgaGCACTCATTTTAATATTGCTCATGGTCTTGAGCTGTTAATTTTGattgtaaattgtaattaacataaatttaaaatttgattttctttttattatatattttaattttttaaattttaagctgttAATTTCGACTtcaaattgcagtttttatcatacataaatttgttgcattatgatttcaaatatttaaattttttaaatacttagaATAAATGGGTTTAGTAGCTAGCACcatcttttgttattatattagtttgtatattaattaatattgtaaataaatgaataaatttaaatacttaagctGCTAGTTTCGACTATTATTAGcactttaaaattgtattttttttctatatattataaaaaacttttacttttatgccTATAAATTAGACATTTGTCTTAActttatgatttatttgcttttacgcagttttgttttaacaattaacacaCTGTAACTAACTAATCTTAGTGCTTGCTATTTCATCTTTCAATATTGTTTAGCattgtgaaatattttataaaatactgcaacaaatttgtgctGAATTCTAAGCTTGCTTAAGCCCAAGATTAATGACACGAGCGgcattaaatactttttatctTTATCTTAGCAATTAAACGTCTTGAGCTAAACGCATCGTTaagtttaatgcaaattactAAGTATTTGCTTAGTTTAACTGTCTTTTTGCATAATCGCAAGCGGCCTAACGATCAAGCATTAGGcattgatattgttgttgttgccattgctttAACGTTTTGGATATTAATAAATGAGCATGAAACAAACGttgatttaatcaatttaCCGTTAGGGAATTAACATaagaaaaaaacttttgctttttagtaaGATTGATTAGCAGTTGGCGCAAacactttcaatttcaaattacgCCGTACAATTAGCAGCGTACGCCTAaacacaaaagccaacaaaagcaaaactgaaGAGCGGCAGCGACTGAGCCGCTGGACCGGACGGAACCGGACCGCAGCGCAGCGCTATCAATCCTATAAGTAGACTAAGAAGCGCTGCGGCCGCGTTTAGTGCGTCGCGTTTGCTCTGCGGCAGCGGTTGAAGTCGAAGTCTCGAAGTCGCGGTCTCGAGTTTTTATTTCTGTGGCttgttgcagcagcggcaacaagtttgagttttgagtttgagttttgcaCGCTTGCGTGACGCTCTTGTTtaagtggcagcggcagcgtctcTGAGTGTAGAAATCGGCATAAAGACAATAgaaattttgtgtattttaaatgtgcacagctgttgaaaatttcatttacaaatattttagccaaCAAGGTGAGCCCACTAAACTAGTTGCAAGCCAAATTAAACGTTAAAGACAAACAAAGTGCGCAAAAAAGACAAAACTAGTTGAAGTGCAACGCACTTGAGGCTAATGCCACACAAAgtggttgtggttgttgttgttgcaagtgaGGCGTGTTAAGGCCAAAAGCCTGCAGCCAAGTGttgtgtatatttaaaaaaaaaaacacaaatctATGCCAATTGGCAAAGTGTAGCGCAAACAGTCGCCACAGCCCTAAAGCCaaatcaacaaaagc
Protein-coding regions in this window:
- the LOC108596862 gene encoding G protein alpha o subunit isoform X2 yields the protein MGCAQSAEERAAAARSRLIERNLKEDGIQAAKEIKLLLLGAGESGKSTIVKQMKIIHESGFTAEDFKQYRPVVYSNTIQSLVAILRAMPNLSIQYSNNERESDAKMVFDVCQRMHDTEPFSEELLAAMKRLWLDAGVQECFSRSNEYQLNDSAKYFLDDLDRLGAKDYQPTEQDILRTRVKTTGIVEVHFSFKNLNFKLFDVGGQRSERKKWIHCFEDVTAIIFCVAMSEYDQVLHEDETTNRMQESLKLFDSICNNKWFTDTSIILFLNKKDLFEEKIRKSPLTICFPEYTGGQEYGEAAAYIQAQFEAKNKSTSKEIYCHMTCATDTNNIQFVFDAVTDVIIANNLRGCGLY
- the LOC108596862 gene encoding G protein alpha o subunit isoform X1 is translated as MGCTTSAEERAAIQRSKQIEKNLKEDGIQAAKDIKLLLLGAGESGKSTIVKQMKIIHESGFTAEDFKQYRPVVYSNTIQSLVAILRAMPNLSIQYSNNERESDAKMVFDVCQRMHDTEPFSEELLAAMKRLWLDAGVQECFSRSNEYQLNDSAKYFLDDLDRLGAKDYQPTEQDILRTRVKTTGIVEVHFSFKNLNFKLFDVGGQRSERKKWIHCFEDVTAIIFCVAMSEYDQVLHEDETTNRMQESLKLFDSICNNKWFTDTSIILFLNKKDLFEEKIRKSPLTICFPEYTGGQEYGEAAAYIQAQFEAKNKSTSKEIYCHMTCATDTNNIQFVFDAVTDVIIANNLRGCGLY